A single Tamandua tetradactyla isolate mTamTet1 chromosome X, mTamTet1.pri, whole genome shotgun sequence DNA region contains:
- the TIMM8A gene encoding mitochondrial import inner membrane translocase subunit Tim8 A yields the protein MDSSSSSSAAGLGSVDPQLQHFIEVETQKQRFQQLVHQMTELCWEKCMDKPGPKLDSRAEACFVNCVERFIDTSQFILNRLEQTQKSKPVFSESLSD from the exons ATGGATTCCTCCTCGTCTTCCTCCGCGGCGGGTTTGGGTTCCGTGGACCCGCAGTTGCAGCATTTCATCGAAGTGGAGACGCAGAAGCAGCGCTTTCAGCAGCTGGTGCACCAGATGACTGAACTTTGTTGG GAGAAATGCATGGATAAACCTGGGCCAAAGTTGGACAGTCGGGCTGAGGCCTGTTTTGTGAACTGCGTTGAGCGCTTCATTGATACAAGCCAGTTCATCTTGAATCGACTGGAACAGACCCAGAAATCTAAGCCAGTCTTCTCAGAAAGCCTTTCTGACTGA